The Verrucomicrobium spinosum DSM 4136 = JCM 18804 genome includes a region encoding these proteins:
- a CDS encoding cysteine protease StiP domain-containing protein, which produces MMTLDPPVQASFSGSYLPGEVTFLLRRIEVSATPLEERERLIQSGQRHYSEMIGPEDAPTRQRLRLFRESLRTNGAQLAQDICGLAAALAESAHEGEVVIASIARAGTPIGTLLWHRLRQTRPDLRVSHYSISIIRDRGVDYAALRTMLENHPAQSLRFVDGWTGKGTIATELRESLAGKPEFEEINDGLWTPLDVCGAACYAPNARDYLIPSTLLGGTVSGLVSRSVLPRGEEGGSEWHGCVELRHLRRYDVSQWFVRVMLEKMAALDPAQQSPRNSSGGQPRYVAAHAFLSALLEEHGMTDRNRIKLGIGETVRVLLRRLPRVVLLSPDAHEADAALIRQLAQLRGVPLEVRQMPFAAVALIANVAQ; this is translated from the coding sequence ATGATGACCCTTGATCCACCCGTCCAAGCCAGTTTCTCCGGCAGTTATCTGCCCGGGGAGGTGACTTTTTTGCTCCGGAGGATTGAGGTGTCTGCCACCCCATTGGAGGAGCGGGAGCGCCTTATTCAGAGCGGACAGCGGCACTACAGTGAGATGATCGGTCCGGAGGATGCTCCTACCCGGCAGAGGTTGCGATTGTTTCGGGAGAGTCTGCGCACCAATGGTGCCCAGCTGGCACAGGACATCTGCGGACTGGCTGCGGCCCTCGCGGAGAGCGCGCACGAGGGGGAGGTGGTCATCGCTTCCATTGCCCGGGCGGGGACCCCCATCGGCACGCTTCTCTGGCACCGCTTGCGCCAGACCAGGCCGGACCTGCGTGTGTCTCACTATTCGATCTCCATCATACGTGACCGCGGTGTGGATTATGCAGCACTGCGCACCATGCTGGAGAATCACCCGGCCCAGAGCCTGCGTTTTGTTGACGGCTGGACGGGGAAGGGGACCATCGCCACAGAGCTGCGGGAGTCCCTGGCAGGGAAGCCGGAGTTTGAGGAAATTAATGACGGTCTGTGGACCCCGCTCGATGTGTGTGGAGCGGCCTGTTATGCCCCCAATGCGCGGGACTACCTGATCCCCTCCACTCTGCTGGGGGGTACAGTTTCCGGACTGGTCTCGCGGTCAGTGCTGCCTCGTGGGGAAGAGGGGGGCAGTGAGTGGCATGGCTGCGTTGAACTGCGTCATCTGCGGCGCTACGATGTGAGCCAGTGGTTTGTCCGCGTGATGCTTGAGAAGATGGCCGCCCTGGACCCCGCCCAGCAATCTCCTCGCAACTCCTCTGGCGGTCAGCCCCGCTATGTTGCCGCCCATGCTTTTCTCTCCGCCTTGTTGGAGGAACATGGCATGACGGATCGCAACCGGATCAAGCTCGGCATTGGCGAGACGGTGCGTGTGCTGCTGCGCCGTTTGCCACGGGTGGTATTGCTTTCTCCAGACGCTCATGAGGCGGACGCCGCGCTCATCCGACAGCTGGCCCAGCTTCGGGGTGTGCCCCTGGAGGTGCGCCAGATGCCGTTTGCCGCGGTTGCTTTAATCGCGAATGTTGCTCAATAA
- a CDS encoding phosphoribosyltransferase domain-containing protein, translating to MSMRKEELPLPEICDFALRHNARRRFLFVSKVLGRHMPTRPVAMQDVASRLADKISIDPADGPVLFVGMAETATTLAQAVYAAWCQRGGQGFYIESTRRPTGGGIAFEFVESHSHAMAHLVHLPSPEDDPENLFTTARRVVVVDDEATTGRTALGLVASYAGWRGIAPDSLQRELAVLARWMTDAQSTESEFAAFHSLVEGGFEFVETGAFGQAPPAVPHPDRAGLARRGTRHGLSHPQHLPWQVQVNPGHRILVIGTGEYGYQPLLLAADLEARGVIAWVQATTRSPVLPGGAIGHVRSFPALTGESHTEFLYNVPEDHGYDRVLLCCEDVLPPPWHPIHHISRLEVLPLPGTLNP from the coding sequence ATGTCCATGCGGAAGGAGGAACTCCCTCTGCCGGAGATCTGCGACTTTGCCTTGAGACACAATGCCCGGCGTCGGTTCCTCTTCGTCAGCAAGGTGCTGGGCAGGCACATGCCCACCCGGCCCGTGGCCATGCAGGATGTCGCAAGCCGTCTGGCGGACAAGATTTCCATCGACCCTGCAGATGGCCCCGTCCTGTTCGTGGGCATGGCTGAGACTGCCACCACGCTCGCCCAGGCGGTGTATGCCGCCTGGTGCCAGAGGGGAGGGCAGGGGTTCTACATAGAGAGCACCCGGCGACCCACGGGGGGGGGCATTGCCTTTGAGTTCGTGGAGAGTCACTCCCACGCCATGGCGCATCTGGTGCACCTCCCGTCACCTGAGGATGATCCTGAGAACCTTTTCACGACCGCTCGCAGAGTGGTGGTGGTGGATGACGAGGCGACGACGGGACGGACTGCATTGGGATTGGTCGCCAGTTATGCCGGCTGGCGGGGTATAGCCCCCGACTCGTTGCAGCGTGAGCTTGCGGTGCTCGCGCGATGGATGACCGATGCCCAGTCAACGGAGTCGGAATTTGCTGCTTTCCACTCTTTGGTGGAAGGGGGATTTGAGTTTGTCGAGACAGGCGCTTTTGGACAAGCTCCTCCTGCCGTCCCTCATCCAGATCGTGCGGGGCTGGCACGTCGGGGAACCCGGCACGGCTTGTCTCACCCACAGCATCTGCCCTGGCAGGTGCAAGTGAATCCAGGGCATCGCATACTCGTGATCGGGACAGGCGAGTATGGCTATCAGCCACTGCTTCTGGCGGCTGATCTGGAGGCCAGAGGGGTCATTGCCTGGGTACAGGCCACCACCCGCTCTCCGGTGCTGCCTGGCGGCGCCATAGGTCATGTCAGGTCGTTTCCTGCTCTTACAGGAGAGAGTCACACGGAGTTTCTCTACAACGTGCCGGAGGACCATGGTTATGACCGGGTTCTGCTGTGCTGTGAAGACGTTCTCCCGCCTCCCTGGCACCCGATTCATCACATTTCCCGGCTGGAAGTTCTGCCACTTCCCGGCACATTGAACCCATGA
- a CDS encoding ATP-grasp domain-containing protein, with protein sequence MTKPCVWFSRASSSLHPLLGLLKQPTAGGGLHLLVSHPQWDAPAMCGADEAFLEPDGLQGDAYVDWCLEVCRTRRIQLLVPGRARPSISARRAEFEALGTQVLVAADADTLRLLEDKPEFLARIPEDVALVSRYIKVNTVAEFTAAVESFRLEGGTACFKPGKSIFGLGFYVLNDRITPVSRLLDGHANVISLAEACDILGREESFRDVMVMEYLDGVEYSVDCVGQTGELVASVVRMKPKSSVSKDTSQTVGRNEAIEALARRLVARFSLDGLFNMQFRTTSNGGSLRLLEINGRMSGGLALACLAGVNLLELAIALKLGQDEVVAALLARPVQTVRAQQGFSAFLADRSALNLQDLPS encoded by the coding sequence ATGACCAAACCTTGTGTCTGGTTTAGCAGGGCCAGTTCCAGCCTGCACCCCTTGCTGGGGTTGCTCAAGCAACCCACAGCGGGGGGCGGGCTCCATCTCCTGGTGAGCCACCCCCAGTGGGACGCTCCCGCCATGTGCGGAGCGGATGAGGCTTTCCTAGAACCCGATGGGCTCCAGGGGGATGCCTACGTGGACTGGTGTCTGGAAGTCTGTCGCACTCGCCGCATTCAGTTGCTGGTGCCGGGTCGGGCCCGGCCCAGCATCTCAGCCAGGCGCGCGGAGTTTGAGGCGTTGGGCACCCAGGTGCTGGTGGCCGCCGATGCCGATACTCTCCGGCTGCTCGAAGACAAACCTGAGTTCCTGGCCAGGATACCGGAAGACGTGGCGCTTGTTTCGCGCTACATCAAGGTCAATACGGTGGCCGAATTCACGGCCGCGGTGGAGTCCTTCCGTCTTGAAGGGGGCACCGCCTGCTTCAAGCCGGGCAAGTCGATTTTTGGCTTGGGATTCTATGTGCTCAATGACCGCATCACTCCCGTAAGCCGGTTGCTGGACGGGCACGCCAATGTGATCTCCCTGGCGGAGGCCTGTGACATCCTGGGGCGTGAAGAGAGCTTTCGCGACGTCATGGTGATGGAGTACCTGGACGGAGTGGAATACAGCGTGGACTGTGTGGGTCAGACAGGGGAACTCGTGGCGTCTGTGGTGCGCATGAAGCCGAAGAGCTCTGTTTCAAAGGACACTTCTCAGACGGTAGGGCGCAACGAGGCCATTGAAGCCCTGGCCCGCCGTCTGGTGGCCCGGTTTTCCTTGGATGGGCTGTTTAACATGCAGTTCCGCACGACCAGCAATGGCGGTTCGCTCCGGCTGTTGGAGATCAACGGCCGTATGTCCGGTGGGCTGGCGCTTGCCTGTCTGGCGGGTGTGAATCTCCTCGAACTCGCCATCGCGCTCAAATTGGGGCAAGACGAGGTTGTGGCCGCATTGCTGGCCAGGCCGGTTCAAACGGTGCGGGCTCAGCAGGGGTTCAGCGCCTTTCTGGCGGACCGGTCGGCCCTCAACCTTCAGGACTTGCCGTCGTGA
- a CDS encoding TerD family protein yields MAISLQKGQKISLEKEAGGSLTKIIMGLGWDAKKKKTFFGLGSKDQEIDLDASCALFDEQNQPVDIVFFGQLASRDGSIRHTGDNRTGAGDGDDEQIVVDLSKVSPSVKSLVFVVNSFTGQSFAEIENAFCRVINGGNNQELAKYDLSCNGSHTAMVMAKVYRHNGEWKMHAIGDNTSGRTFQDLLPAMKASL; encoded by the coding sequence ATGGCCATCAGCCTTCAAAAAGGACAAAAAATCTCGCTTGAAAAAGAAGCGGGTGGCAGCCTCACCAAGATCATCATGGGTCTGGGCTGGGATGCGAAAAAGAAGAAGACCTTCTTCGGCCTCGGCAGCAAGGACCAGGAAATCGATCTGGATGCGAGCTGTGCGCTTTTCGACGAGCAGAATCAACCGGTGGACATCGTCTTCTTTGGCCAGCTGGCCAGCCGCGATGGATCGATCCGGCACACGGGTGACAATCGCACAGGAGCTGGAGACGGAGACGACGAACAGATCGTAGTGGACCTCTCCAAGGTCTCACCCTCGGTGAAATCCCTGGTGTTTGTGGTGAACAGCTTCACCGGCCAGAGTTTCGCGGAGATTGAAAATGCCTTCTGCCGGGTGATCAACGGGGGGAACAACCAGGAACTGGCGAAGTATGACTTGAGCTGCAACGGCTCGCACACCGCCATGGTCATGGCCAAAGTTTACCGCCACAATGGCGAGTGGAAGATGCATGCCATCGGGGACAATACCTCCGGTCGCACCTTTCAGGATCTGCTGCCAGCCATGAAGGCCAGCCTCTAA
- a CDS encoding TerD family protein, with protein sequence MAISLSKGGNVSLSKTAPGLTNILIGLGWDARSTDGAGFDLDASAFLLNPDGKVRSDADFIFFNQKESADGSVKHLGDNTTGAGDGDDEVIKVNLAGVPADVDKISVAVTIHDAEARKQNFGMVSQAFVRVVNEADGTEIVRYDLSEDFSIETALVFGEVYRHSGEWKFRAVGQGFQGGLGAMAKNYGVNI encoded by the coding sequence ATGGCAATCTCACTTAGCAAAGGCGGCAACGTTTCCCTCTCCAAGACGGCTCCTGGTCTGACGAACATCCTGATCGGCCTTGGCTGGGATGCCCGCTCCACGGATGGTGCGGGTTTCGACCTTGACGCGAGCGCATTCCTTCTCAATCCGGACGGAAAAGTGCGCAGTGATGCGGATTTCATCTTCTTCAACCAGAAGGAATCAGCAGACGGTTCGGTCAAACACCTGGGTGACAACACCACGGGTGCTGGGGATGGCGATGACGAAGTGATCAAAGTCAACCTTGCTGGTGTGCCCGCAGATGTGGACAAGATCTCCGTCGCCGTGACGATTCACGACGCTGAAGCCCGCAAGCAGAACTTCGGCATGGTGAGCCAGGCCTTCGTTCGCGTCGTCAATGAGGCCGACGGCACGGAGATTGTGCGTTATGACCTGAGCGAAGACTTCAGCATTGAGACCGCACTGGTTTTCGGTGAAGTTTATCGTCACAGCGGTGAGTGGAAGTTCCGCGCTGTGGGCCAGGGCTTCCAGGGTGGCCTCGGGGCCATGGCCAAGAACTACGGTGTCAACATCTAG
- a CDS encoding TerD family protein, with product MTPLARGQKSTLSSLGVGISGLKVQVTLRVPAPSTVDLSCFGLDAQGRLSDERYFVFYNQPASPCGSIRATGAVGSVDQTFGLNLAALPAGIKRLVFTATIDGAATMKDISTGYVQVGDSSRTVAEFRLQPTDYAGEKALMLIELYWKEEWRLAATGQGFNGGLAALLKHFGGEVAEEKQNPVAVVPPPLPAKVSLSKITLTKPGQTHRVSLEKGAGAPAKLIVKASWTDNGDDSDSNDDLDLRVGMLLPDGRMKFIQAPDFAGSFDSMPFARHLGDVTAASLHAPATETVEVNPAIAQRLGGRVGMVFSVYSAVSNGAVSVASLRPIMKMEYGSQVVECAFDFMKIAASKDDTVYSYVIGLAVIDAEGITLEPSGLTSLPGSENTPWLQWTAQGGLRVTMDGPAVFKGSLAGKAAAFNKNNPRRYI from the coding sequence ATGACCCCCCTTGCGCGCGGCCAAAAATCCACCCTTTCCAGCCTTGGCGTTGGGATTTCAGGGTTGAAGGTGCAGGTGACCCTGCGAGTCCCGGCACCTTCGACGGTTGATTTGAGCTGTTTCGGGCTGGATGCCCAAGGGCGTCTTTCAGACGAGCGCTACTTCGTCTTCTACAATCAGCCAGCATCGCCTTGTGGCTCCATCCGGGCCACTGGGGCAGTAGGCAGCGTGGATCAAACGTTTGGGTTGAATCTCGCGGCCCTGCCCGCCGGGATCAAAAGGCTGGTATTCACGGCCACGATTGATGGCGCTGCCACCATGAAGGACATTTCCACCGGGTATGTTCAGGTGGGGGATTCCAGCAGGACGGTTGCGGAATTTCGCCTCCAGCCCACGGACTACGCAGGGGAAAAAGCCCTGATGTTGATCGAGCTCTACTGGAAGGAGGAGTGGCGACTCGCTGCCACTGGCCAGGGTTTCAATGGGGGCCTGGCAGCCCTGCTCAAGCATTTTGGGGGTGAAGTGGCGGAGGAGAAACAGAATCCTGTAGCTGTCGTGCCTCCACCTCTGCCCGCGAAGGTGTCCCTGTCAAAAATCACGCTGACCAAACCCGGGCAGACTCATCGCGTCTCTTTGGAAAAGGGTGCTGGTGCCCCCGCCAAGCTGATTGTCAAGGCGAGCTGGACGGACAACGGCGATGACTCCGACAGCAATGACGACCTCGATTTGCGGGTGGGGATGCTGCTGCCTGATGGGCGAATGAAGTTCATTCAGGCTCCCGATTTTGCGGGCAGCTTCGACTCCATGCCATTCGCCCGCCATCTGGGGGATGTGACAGCGGCGTCACTTCATGCCCCCGCCACCGAGACGGTGGAGGTGAATCCGGCGATCGCCCAGCGCCTCGGCGGCAGGGTGGGCATGGTGTTCAGCGTTTATTCCGCAGTGTCCAACGGCGCAGTCTCCGTGGCGTCCCTTCGACCCATCATGAAGATGGAATACGGGAGCCAGGTGGTGGAATGCGCCTTTGACTTCATGAAAATTGCCGCGTCGAAGGATGACACGGTTTACAGCTACGTCATCGGGCTGGCGGTGATCGATGCCGAGGGTATTACCCTTGAACCCTCCGGCCTCACTTCTCTGCCGGGCAGTGAGAACACCCCCTGGCTTCAGTGGACGGCGCAGGGTGGGCTGAGGGTTACCATGGACGGCCCTGCTGTCTTCAAGGGCAGCCTTGCCGGCAAGGCTGCGGCGTTCAACAAAAACAATCCGCGTCGCTACATCTGA
- a CDS encoding tellurite resistance TerB family protein — MSFWDNLKDKVAGMNASLQTNISKFKNADFANGTMAMCAMIAAADGTISGQEKGKIATLITNNEMLKIFPAAELKQKFDHFCDKMTADYDFGKVEAIQAIAKLKSKPDQARAVIQIGIIIGGSDGNFDSDEKKAVKEACSAVGISPADFDL; from the coding sequence ATGAGCTTCTGGGACAATCTTAAAGACAAAGTGGCCGGGATGAACGCATCCCTGCAGACGAACATCAGCAAGTTCAAAAATGCTGACTTTGCGAACGGGACCATGGCCATGTGCGCCATGATCGCGGCGGCAGACGGCACGATAAGTGGTCAGGAGAAGGGCAAAATCGCCACCCTGATCACGAACAATGAGATGCTCAAGATCTTCCCGGCGGCTGAACTGAAACAGAAGTTTGATCACTTCTGCGACAAGATGACTGCCGACTACGACTTTGGCAAAGTTGAGGCCATCCAGGCTATTGCCAAGCTCAAGAGCAAACCGGATCAGGCTCGTGCGGTGATTCAGATTGGCATCATCATTGGCGGTTCGGACGGCAACTTTGACTCTGACGAGAAGAAGGCCGTCAAAGAGGCCTGCTCTGCTGTCGGCATCAGCCCGGCGGATTTCGATCTCTAG
- a CDS encoding sulfatase, whose product MRPFLCSTFAILASVLLQPVHSAPPPNVLMIAIDDQNDWLGSLGGHPQVKTPHLDALAARGTNFTTAHCQAPLCNPSRTSLLTGLRPGTTGVYGLQPGFRQVESLKHHITLPQAFMRAGYYTYSCGKIYHDGSIKPKDRTGEFTEFGPAPAIPKPEQPIANLPIVGRHPAMDWGVFPERDEDQADWKIADAAIEKLKTVPRDRPWLIATGFRLPHVPCFASKAWFDLYPTADVKLPLVKADDRDDLPRFAGYLHWKLPEPRLKTLQDLEEWRPLVRAYLASISFMDSQVGRVLEALQASGQLDNTIIVVWGDHGWHLGEKGITGKNTLWERSTRVPFIWAGPGITRGQRCSRPAELLDTFPTLLDLAGLPARPDLEGHSLVPQLKDARAPREFPAITTHNQNNHTIRTEQWRYIRYADGSEELYDETTDPNEWTNLAHDPGRAAVKQELARWLPKNNAHAAPGSASRVLTYDNGKPVWEDEAIEPDDDFPLDVLIK is encoded by the coding sequence ATGCGTCCCTTTCTCTGCTCCACTTTCGCCATCCTGGCTTCTGTATTGCTCCAGCCTGTGCACAGTGCCCCTCCTCCCAACGTGCTCATGATCGCCATCGACGATCAGAACGACTGGCTGGGGTCCCTGGGCGGGCATCCGCAGGTCAAGACTCCCCACCTGGACGCGCTGGCCGCAAGAGGAACCAATTTTACCACTGCCCACTGCCAGGCCCCATTGTGCAATCCTTCACGCACCAGTCTTCTCACGGGACTGCGCCCCGGCACCACGGGAGTTTACGGCCTGCAGCCGGGATTCCGGCAGGTGGAGTCACTCAAGCATCATATCACCCTGCCACAGGCCTTCATGAGGGCGGGCTACTACACTTACTCCTGCGGTAAGATCTACCACGACGGCTCCATCAAGCCCAAAGACCGCACGGGGGAGTTCACCGAATTCGGCCCCGCCCCAGCCATCCCCAAACCAGAGCAACCGATCGCAAACCTCCCTATTGTGGGCCGTCATCCGGCCATGGACTGGGGCGTGTTTCCCGAGCGGGATGAAGATCAGGCCGACTGGAAAATCGCAGATGCGGCCATCGAGAAGCTCAAAACGGTGCCGCGTGATCGCCCGTGGCTCATTGCGACCGGCTTTCGGCTGCCTCATGTGCCCTGCTTTGCTTCGAAAGCCTGGTTCGACCTTTACCCTACGGCAGACGTGAAACTGCCCCTGGTAAAGGCGGACGACCGCGACGATTTGCCGCGGTTCGCGGGATACCTTCACTGGAAGCTTCCGGAACCTCGCTTGAAGACCTTGCAGGACCTTGAGGAATGGCGCCCCCTGGTGCGGGCCTATCTGGCCTCCATCAGCTTCATGGACAGCCAGGTTGGCCGCGTGCTGGAGGCTCTCCAGGCATCTGGTCAGTTGGACAATACCATCATCGTGGTGTGGGGTGATCACGGCTGGCACCTCGGGGAAAAAGGGATCACGGGGAAAAACACCCTCTGGGAACGCAGCACCCGCGTGCCGTTCATCTGGGCCGGGCCAGGCATCACGAGAGGACAGCGCTGCTCCCGACCGGCGGAACTGCTCGACACCTTTCCCACCCTTCTGGATCTGGCCGGACTGCCTGCGCGGCCGGACCTGGAAGGTCACAGCCTCGTGCCGCAACTCAAGGACGCCCGGGCACCCCGGGAGTTCCCCGCCATCACCACCCACAACCAGAACAATCACACCATTCGCACGGAGCAATGGCGCTACATACGGTACGCTGATGGCAGTGAGGAATTGTACGATGAAACAACTGACCCCAATGAGTGGACCAACCTGGCCCATGACCCTGGCCGGGCCGCCGTCAAACAGGAACTCGCAAGGTGGCTGCCCAAGAACAATGCCCACGCCGCCCCGGGCAGCGCCAGCCGCGTGCTGACCTATGACAACGGCAAGCCAGTGTGGGAGGATGAAGCCATCGAGCCAGACGACGACTTCCCTCTCGATGTCCTCATCAAGTAG
- a CDS encoding YceI family protein, with translation MPQLIQTPAELDALRALHPELALLDVRLAEDYQEGHLPGAINQCVFEVVFLTDLASKVERRDQPVCVYGVAPESRESATAAAKLERAGYGQVYDFRGGLEAWRAEGRPLEAPSVSSDTPIVRDGKFPLDLGESKVVWVGRNLINHHWGHVAISEGHVNFHGGVPVSGAVTVDLREITCADLAGGPLHDVLIHHLESDDFFDVENHPEAVFAFEHAEVCAEAPGCQNLKLHGTLTLRGESHPLTIAAAAGFTPEGKAALQASLPLDRTEWGVLYGSGRYFRRLAGHLVNDVIELQLRILTVGPVMK, from the coding sequence ATGCCCCAGTTGATCCAGACTCCCGCTGAACTCGACGCCCTGCGCGCCCTGCACCCTGAACTCGCCCTGCTCGACGTCCGGCTGGCGGAAGACTACCAGGAGGGGCATCTGCCCGGGGCGATCAATCAGTGTGTGTTTGAGGTCGTGTTTTTGACCGATTTGGCCAGCAAAGTCGAGCGTCGCGACCAACCGGTGTGCGTGTATGGAGTGGCTCCTGAGAGCCGGGAATCCGCCACCGCTGCGGCCAAGCTGGAGAGGGCCGGGTACGGGCAGGTATATGACTTTCGTGGTGGGTTGGAGGCCTGGCGGGCGGAAGGTCGGCCGCTGGAGGCTCCCTCAGTGTCGTCGGACACGCCGATTGTCCGGGATGGCAAGTTCCCGCTGGATCTGGGGGAAAGCAAGGTGGTCTGGGTGGGGCGAAACTTGATCAACCATCACTGGGGGCATGTGGCCATCAGCGAGGGGCACGTCAATTTTCACGGAGGGGTGCCTGTGTCCGGGGCGGTGACGGTGGATCTGCGGGAGATCACCTGCGCTGACCTGGCGGGGGGACCGCTGCATGATGTGCTCATTCACCATCTGGAAAGCGACGACTTCTTTGATGTGGAAAATCACCCTGAGGCGGTATTTGCCTTCGAGCACGCGGAGGTTTGCGCTGAGGCCCCCGGCTGCCAGAATCTCAAGTTGCATGGAACGCTGACGTTGCGCGGGGAGTCGCATCCCCTCACGATCGCGGCCGCGGCGGGCTTCACGCCGGAGGGGAAGGCGGCCTTGCAGGCGTCACTGCCGCTGGACCGGACGGAGTGGGGCGTGCTCTACGGATCTGGTCGTTATTTCCGCAGACTCGCCGGACATTTGGTGAATGACGTCATCGAGCTTCAACTGCGCATCCTCACGGTTGGCCCGGTCATGAAATAG
- a CDS encoding ThuA domain-containing protein, with product MKRRLFHITSIAALALSVGLAPFLTGAESAKPKPLRVLLVTGGCCHDYAKQRLILAEGLSARANIEVEFAHTDDKSTKASFDIYNKADWAKNYDVVIHDECSADVKQQPYVDNILNAHKDGVPAVNLHCAMHSYRVGNFRDPVQSGSPDALWFDLIGLQSNGHGPQEPIAITFTDKEHPITKGLGDWTTIKEELYNNIKILTAHPLASGKQTVKNKDGTTKDVETVVAWTNEYGPKKTRTFSTTIGHNNETVGDARYLDLVTRGVLWSAGKLGDDGKPVAGYEAKQK from the coding sequence ATGAAACGCCGTCTCTTCCACATCACCTCCATCGCCGCCCTCGCGCTTTCAGTCGGGCTCGCCCCCTTCTTGACCGGTGCTGAGTCCGCCAAGCCCAAGCCGCTGCGCGTGCTCCTCGTCACCGGTGGCTGCTGCCACGACTACGCCAAACAACGCCTGATCCTCGCCGAGGGCCTCAGCGCCCGGGCCAACATCGAGGTGGAGTTCGCCCACACCGATGACAAGAGCACCAAGGCCAGCTTCGACATCTACAACAAGGCTGACTGGGCCAAGAACTACGACGTGGTCATTCACGACGAATGCTCGGCCGACGTGAAACAGCAGCCGTATGTGGACAACATCCTCAACGCCCACAAGGATGGCGTCCCCGCCGTGAACCTCCATTGCGCCATGCACAGCTATCGTGTGGGCAATTTCCGCGATCCCGTGCAGTCCGGCTCCCCGGATGCCCTGTGGTTTGACCTGATCGGACTCCAGTCCAACGGCCACGGTCCGCAGGAGCCCATCGCCATCACCTTCACAGACAAGGAACACCCCATCACCAAGGGTCTTGGCGACTGGACCACGATCAAGGAAGAGCTCTACAACAACATCAAGATCCTCACCGCCCACCCTCTCGCCTCCGGCAAGCAGACGGTGAAGAACAAAGATGGCACCACCAAGGATGTGGAGACCGTCGTGGCCTGGACCAATGAATACGGCCCCAAGAAGACCCGCACCTTCAGCACCACCATCGGCCACAACAATGAGACCGTGGGCGATGCCCGCTACCTCGATCTCGTGACCCGTGGCGTCCTCTGGTCCGCCGGCAAGCTCGGTGATGACGGCAAGCCCGTCGCCGGCTACGAGGCCAAGCAGAAGTGA
- a CDS encoding ThuA domain-containing protein, translating into MKRRLLLPVLVATATGLGIWAAEAPKEKPKPLRVLMVTGGCCHDYENQKRILAEGLSSRSNVEFTIVHEGPDPKAKDARNHKVSIYEKDDWAKGYDLILHNECFGAVDDVAFVERIAKPHFDGVPAVMLHCSTHSYRAAKTDEWRKALGQTSMSHEKNRDLLVKTVNAEHPVMQGFPKEWLNKADELYKNEKLWENFVPLAQAYGEETKKDHAVIWVNTYGKGKVFGTTLGHGNATMEDPVFLDLVARGLLWACGKLDDKGKPLPGYESQQK; encoded by the coding sequence ATGAAACGACGTTTGTTACTTCCCGTGCTGGTAGCTACGGCCACCGGCCTTGGCATCTGGGCGGCAGAGGCCCCAAAGGAAAAGCCCAAGCCCCTGCGTGTGCTCATGGTGACTGGGGGCTGCTGCCATGACTATGAAAACCAGAAACGCATCCTCGCCGAGGGTCTGAGCTCCCGCTCCAATGTGGAGTTCACCATCGTGCATGAGGGTCCCGACCCCAAGGCGAAGGACGCCCGCAATCACAAGGTGAGCATCTATGAAAAAGATGACTGGGCCAAAGGTTACGACCTCATCCTGCACAACGAGTGCTTCGGTGCCGTGGATGATGTGGCCTTTGTCGAGCGCATCGCCAAGCCTCACTTCGACGGCGTACCTGCCGTCATGCTTCACTGCTCCACCCACAGCTACCGTGCTGCGAAGACAGACGAATGGCGCAAGGCACTGGGCCAGACCAGCATGAGCCATGAGAAGAACCGGGACCTCCTGGTGAAGACGGTCAATGCCGAACACCCCGTCATGCAAGGCTTCCCCAAAGAGTGGCTCAACAAGGCAGATGAACTCTACAAGAACGAAAAGCTCTGGGAGAACTTCGTGCCGCTGGCCCAGGCCTATGGTGAAGAGACCAAGAAAGACCACGCCGTCATCTGGGTGAACACGTACGGCAAGGGCAAGGTCTTCGGCACCACCCTGGGTCACGGCAATGCCACCATGGAAGATCCCGTCTTCCTGGACCTCGTCGCCCGCGGTCTCCTCTGGGCCTGCGGCAAGCTCGATGACAAAGGCAAGCCTCTTCCCGGATATGAATCCCAGCAGAAGTAA